One window of the Brevibacterium limosum genome contains the following:
- the arfB gene encoding alternative ribosome rescue aminoacyl-tRNA hydrolase ArfB, whose translation MDGDVRVPSGPGIPTGLVIPAAELTEQFSRSSGPGGQHVNTADSRVQLSLDLAVASFLTEAQRERVLSRSAPRLSGTVITVTSEKHRSQLKNRQEARMRLAQLLREALAPPVHRRATKPSKNSRRRRVRGEQRRSEIKRNRRRPRLD comes from the coding sequence ATGGATGGTGATGTGCGGGTGCCGTCCGGACCCGGGATCCCGACCGGGCTCGTCATCCCCGCGGCCGAGCTGACAGAACAGTTCTCCCGCTCTTCGGGTCCCGGTGGACAACATGTCAACACCGCTGATTCGCGGGTGCAGCTGAGCCTCGATCTGGCCGTTGCGTCGTTCCTCACCGAGGCTCAGCGCGAGCGGGTGCTCAGCCGATCGGCACCTCGACTGTCGGGCACCGTGATCACCGTGACCTCGGAGAAGCATCGGTCGCAGCTGAAGAATCGCCAGGAGGCACGGATGCGTCTGGCGCAGCTGCTGCGCGAGGCGCTGGCTCCGCCGGTGCACAGGCGAGCAACGAAGCCGTCCAAGAATTCGCGGCGCCGACGAGTGAGGGGCGAACAGCGTCGATCGGAGATCAAACGCAACCGTCGCAGGCCCCGTCTCGACTGA
- a CDS encoding mycothiol transferase: MNSIEFLTDLSQRPLQAAQALPDLSPEELNRHLGGHPNSIAWLLWHSGREIDAQLSDLTGRPQLWEDFRGRFGLGEIGDSFGLGHTPEQAAQIRVEDQQLLVDYLGATLNAFTDYVGTLSEDDFDEVIDENWTPAVTRGVRMVSIIDDAIQHVAQAAFIAGAPA, from the coding sequence ATGAACAGCATTGAGTTTCTCACCGACCTGTCCCAACGTCCCCTCCAGGCGGCGCAGGCGCTGCCCGACCTCTCCCCCGAAGAACTCAACCGCCACCTCGGCGGTCATCCGAATTCGATCGCCTGGCTGCTGTGGCACAGCGGCCGCGAGATCGATGCTCAGCTCTCCGACCTCACCGGCCGTCCCCAGCTGTGGGAGGATTTCCGGGGCCGCTTCGGCCTCGGCGAGATCGGGGACTCCTTCGGGCTCGGGCACACCCCGGAACAGGCTGCGCAGATCCGGGTGGAGGATCAGCAGCTGCTTGTCGACTATCTCGGCGCCACACTGAATGCATTCACCGACTACGTGGGGACGCTGTCCGAGGATGATTTCGATGAGGTCATCGACGAGAACTGGACTCCCGCGGTCACTCGCGGCGTCCGCATGGTCTCGATCATCGACGACGCCATCCAGCATGTCGCACAGGCGGCCTTCATCGCCGGCGCACCGGCCTGA
- a CDS encoding GNAT family N-acetyltransferase encodes MNTAEGSSSNTSWPQQTLIVTDRLLLEPLAVRHAAEMAETLSSSPDLFTHIGGTSPSVSELERLYALQSVGASPDGEAGWLNWIIRDATRSIAVGYVQATVTRADARNQADIAWVIGADHQRQGFATEAARAMIAWLADRHVTELRAAIHPDNTASNRVAERLGLQQTDEIDDGEVIWHAEMRTRE; translated from the coding sequence ATGAACACAGCAGAGGGTTCGAGTTCCAATACGAGCTGGCCGCAACAGACACTCATCGTCACCGACCGGCTCCTGCTTGAGCCACTGGCGGTGCGCCATGCGGCGGAGATGGCGGAGACGCTGTCCTCCTCGCCCGACCTGTTCACCCACATCGGCGGGACGAGCCCGAGCGTGTCCGAACTCGAACGCCTCTACGCCCTGCAGTCAGTGGGCGCCTCACCCGACGGTGAGGCCGGCTGGCTGAACTGGATCATCCGTGACGCAACCCGCTCCATCGCCGTCGGATACGTTCAAGCCACAGTCACGAGGGCCGATGCTCGGAACCAGGCAGACATCGCTTGGGTCATCGGCGCCGACCACCAACGGCAAGGATTCGCCACCGAGGCGGCTCGTGCCATGATTGCCTGGCTGGCGGATCGCCACGTGACCGAGCTGCGGGCCGCAATCCATCCGGACAATACCGCCTCGAACCGAGTCGCTGAGCGGCTCGGACTGCAACAGACCGACGAGATCGACGACGGTGAAGTCATCTGGCATGCAGAGATGAGGACACGAGAATGA
- a CDS encoding alpha/beta fold hydrolase, whose translation MALHEITFLSSNDRDTIQSWLYTPTAEPTGIVQIIHGLGEHSRRYLHLINALTDAGFAVAADDHAGHGRTAMESGIWADAGDDAARVIVDDELTLQAKVREVLPGLPYIVFGHSWGSLIARAMASDPTSDLAGLALCGIAAQWHGIEEVIDRKDLAEAAAGDQRADPAAGHLVDQFFNGFLDRCGPDAGPTAWVALDEAVVADHGRDPFNNFGAPMSARFLQGFVDLYDEANADSWYPTIPGTLPVLILAGDQDPVANYGEGAYHVANRLREAGHEDVRTRVFTGVRHEVHNEPTSRAEAEAEIVDFAARFIV comes from the coding sequence GAGTTGGCTCTACACGCCCACTGCGGAACCGACGGGGATCGTTCAGATCATCCACGGGCTCGGTGAGCATTCCCGTCGCTACCTCCACCTCATCAATGCCTTGACCGATGCCGGTTTCGCTGTCGCCGCCGACGATCATGCGGGGCATGGACGTACGGCCATGGAGTCCGGGATCTGGGCCGATGCCGGGGATGATGCGGCCCGTGTCATCGTCGACGACGAACTGACCCTGCAGGCGAAAGTTCGCGAAGTCCTGCCCGGACTGCCTTACATCGTGTTCGGCCACAGTTGGGGATCGCTGATCGCCCGCGCCATGGCCTCCGATCCGACGAGCGACCTCGCAGGGCTCGCCCTCTGCGGAATCGCCGCGCAGTGGCACGGGATCGAAGAGGTCATCGATCGAAAGGACCTCGCCGAGGCGGCCGCCGGCGACCAGCGTGCGGATCCCGCGGCGGGCCACCTCGTCGATCAGTTCTTCAACGGGTTCCTCGACCGCTGTGGTCCCGACGCCGGACCAACCGCGTGGGTCGCTCTCGACGAGGCGGTCGTCGCTGATCACGGCCGAGATCCGTTCAACAATTTCGGAGCTCCGATGAGTGCGCGATTCCTGCAGGGTTTCGTCGACCTCTACGACGAAGCCAATGCCGATTCCTGGTATCCGACGATTCCAGGCACCCTGCCGGTGCTCATCCTCGCCGGTGACCAGGACCCTGTCGCGAACTACGGCGAAGGTGCGTACCATGTCGCCAATCGTCTTCGCGAGGCCGGACACGAAGACGTGCGCACGCGCGTCTTCACCGGAGTCCGGCATGAAGTCCACAACGAACCGACATCCCGCGCCGAGGCGGAAGCAGAGATCGTCGATTTCGCCGCCCGCTTCATCGTCTGA